The Acidiferrobacter thiooxydans sequence GGCGAGCGGTCCTCGGTGTGGATGTAGCGGTAGAAGAGATAGATGACAGCCCCTGTCGCGAACATCACCCAGGCAAAGGAGACCCACGTCCAGATGAAGGTGGCCGTGGTCGGGGTATTGCCCTCGGTCGGCGCATAGGGCCAGTTGTTGGTATAGGAAAATGTCTGCCCGGGGCGACGCGCGACCGTGGTCATGGCGCTGTAGATCAAGAAGTCTGCCAGGTGTTGGGCCTTGGCGTGATCGAAGCCGCCGGGACGCGTCCAACCATGGGCGAAGTGGTTATGGAGGAGCTCATCCACGGCGCGTGCGCGGACTTCACGCGCGGCGTTTGCGAGCGCCGCCGGCAATGTCACCTGGGCATCACGCAAGGCCATGCCTTGAAGGTCCTCGCGCATCCTGGCGCGCACGGTGTAGCGCTGTCCCAAGGTAAGGGCGCGCAGGCCCTTGCCGTAGCGCGCCTTCGCGAGCGCCTGCTCGGTGTGCCGTCCCAGGGCGTGCAGGAACTGCGCGGTGTAGTCCTCCCCGAAATATGACCCCATCCCATAGATGCTGCCGTAATCCATGAGATCGGCCTCCTGGAACGCGGCCTTGCCGGCCACCACATCGTGGCGCGTCATGAACACCTGCCCCTGGGGGTCCAGGAAACGCCCCGGTAGGGGTGGCGCCTTGCTGTAGGTCACGAAGACCCCGTAGATGAGTATGCCGACCGTGACGACGAGCGTCAGCAGGAGGGCAATTTTGAGATTGCGGACGACGACGTCATGCGTCCCGTCGTCCCCCGGTCCCGAAAGCGTCTGCGAACTCCCCATGATGCCTCCTTGAAGTGGACGTCTTGCCATCCCGGACAGGACCGGGATGCGGGCGACATTATGAGAAACCGCTAATATTGTTCGACTTGACCGCCGTCAAGGGTTGTTGATTTATTTAGTCAGGATTTCAGAGGGGTCCCTTGGGGATTTCCCGGACCTCGGGCCCAGAACAACCCATACCACAGGCCCTTGCAACCAAAACCGGCGGTGGCAAGGCCGCCGCCCAGGCCTGCCCCATACCTCCAAAAGCCGCTCATCCCGCCGCTCGACGGCGAGGGACTCCCCTCCCCGGCCCTGGCGACTGCCTCACCCTTCGGGATCGTAATCGGCGTCCACCGACGGCTCGCGCAGCCGGTAGCCCATGGCCCGATAGCCCTGTCGGCGCTTGGCCCACATATGGCCGAGGGCCGGATGGCCGGTATCGACGAAGTCTAGGATCTCGACGCGCGTCTTCGCCGGATGCGCCCTATGCAAGCGTCCCGCGTATTGCTGCAGGGTCCCGCGCCACGACACCGGCATGGCCAGAACCAGGGTATCGAGCGGCGGATGATCGAAGCCCTCGCCCACCAGGCGCCCGGTGGCGAGCACGACACGCGCGGCGTCGGCGGGCAACGCCTTGAGCGCGGCACGCGTGGCCACGCGCGCCTTCCTCGACATCCGTCCTTGCAACACAAAGAGCGGCGTCACGCGCGCCCTCAACTCCTCGGCCAGGGCCTCCAGATGATCGCAACGCTCGGTAAGGACGAGGATCTTGCGGCCGGCCGTATAGGCCCGTTCGACCGCAACCGCGATCGCCGCGCTCCGCCCGCGGTCGTGCGCCAGGAGACGAAACACGTCCTGGATGCCGGTGTCCGGCGAAAGCGGGCCGCGCCCCTCCCAGACCCTCGGAATGACCTCGCAATCGGCAGGCGCCTCGGAGGATTTCCGGGCTCGGTGGCGGATCGGGCCACACTGCAGGAAGATCACGGGCTGGCGACCATCGCGCCGGATCGGGGTGGCGGTGAGGCCCAGCACATAGCGCGCGCGGGCGGCCCGTAACACCTCTTCGAAGGAGGCCGCGCTGACATGATGGCACTCGTCTACGATGACGTGGCCGTACTGTCCGACCGCGGGGTCGATGGCCTCCCGACGTCCGAGCGACTGCAACATCGCGACATCGATCATCCCGCGCAGATCGTCCTTGCCGTCACCGCGTATCCCGATCGCGCCGTCATCGATCTCGAGAAAGGCCGTCAGGCGCTCGCGCCATTGGCGCAGCAGGTCCGTGCGGTGAACGAGGATCAGGGTATTGACTGCGCGGCGCGCGATCACGGCGGCCGCGACCACGGTCTTGCCAAAAGCGGTGGCCGCGCACAGCACGCCCATGTCCTCGCCCATGACGGCGGCCGCCGCCTGTTCCTGATCGGGCCGCAGGCGGCCCGTGAAGCGGCACGACAGGGGCGCACCCGCGAAGCGCTCGTCGCGGAATTCGCAGCCTATGCCATGCTCCTGCAATAGCCCGCGCACGGCCTGAAGGCAGCCGCGCGGCAGGGCGATATGGCGCGGGAAGTTCTCGGCGCAGCCTATGAGGCGCGGCTTGTCCCACACCGACAGGCGCAGGGCCTGGGCCTTGTAGAACTCCGGGTTCGCGAACACCGCCAGGCGGATCAGTCGCTGGGCGAGCACCGGCGTAAGTTCCGCCTTCTCGAAATAGAGCCGGTCGGCCAGGCGTACCGTGAGCGTGGCCGGCAACGGCCTGGGCAAGGGGCGCCCTCGGGTCCCGCATCGCGCCCAGGGCTCCTGCCCCTCCGCGTCTTCGATGAAGGCCACATCGAGGGGGTGGGCGCCGCCCGTGGCGCGCAAGATGGCGGACTCGATGTCACACACCCGCATGCGCGTGATCCCCGCAAGATAGCCCCACTGGTCGTCATAAGGCCGCCAGGACTCATCCACGAACACCGTGGCACCGTGCGCACGCCGGTCCTTCTGCAAGGGGAGTGCGATTAGGTTGCCATAACCGCCCTTGGGCATAGTGTCCTGATTGGGGAACAGCCGATCATACGAATTCAGCTTGAGTTGGCCGGTACGGGCACAGGCCTCGCTGATCAGCGCCACCCCCAGGCGACGTGCGTCGCGTGCCGGCACCGTCCCCTCGAAGAAGATCCAGGCATGCGCGCCGGACCCGGACCGCGATACCTCCAAAGATACCGGCACGTCCATGGCCTTGCAGGCGGAGACGAAGGCGCGCGCGTCCTCGCGCCATTGCGCCTCATCGAAATCGACCGCCAGGAGACCGCAGCTCTCATCCGTAAGGAGCGGATAGATGCCGACCGTACATTGCCCGGTCAGGTGCCGATAAAAAACGGCATTCGACAGCGGCACGAGTTCCCGATGGTCACAGGCCGAGCACGCCACCTGCGGTTTCCTGCAGACCCCGGGCCGCCACTCGTTGGCACAGGCCGGCGCATAGCCCGAGCGGCCGCTCGTGGCGCTTTCCCAGCGCAGCGCATAGACGTCGCTGCGCGCATGGAAAAGCCCCCGAAAGAGCGCCACCTTCTCGCGCGCGCCGCGCGCCATGCCCCCCTCGCGGACATCCCGCGCCAGCGGACGCCACTCGATTCCATGTGCCTCCAGCAGGCCCTTAAGGCGTGCCACCTCGGCCTCGAGGGCTTCGATCGACATCCTCCGTTTCATCAGAAAGTCCTGTCCGGGCTTGGGACAACGGTACCCGTTGTGAACACCGCGCCGAAGGGATCACAAGGGAACCGGGTTGGAACCGAAGGATGAGGCATAAGGGCACGCATCCGGTCGCCGTTTCACCGGCCAAGCCGATC is a genomic window containing:
- a CDS encoding TOTE conflict system archaeo-eukaryotic primase domain-containing protein, with amino-acid sequence MSIEALEAEVARLKGLLEAHGIEWRPLARDVREGGMARGAREKVALFRGLFHARSDVYALRWESATSGRSGYAPACANEWRPGVCRKPQVACSACDHRELVPLSNAVFYRHLTGQCTVGIYPLLTDESCGLLAVDFDEAQWREDARAFVSACKAMDVPVSLEVSRSGSGAHAWIFFEGTVPARDARRLGVALISEACARTGQLKLNSYDRLFPNQDTMPKGGYGNLIALPLQKDRRAHGATVFVDESWRPYDDQWGYLAGITRMRVCDIESAILRATGGAHPLDVAFIEDAEGQEPWARCGTRGRPLPRPLPATLTVRLADRLYFEKAELTPVLAQRLIRLAVFANPEFYKAQALRLSVWDKPRLIGCAENFPRHIALPRGCLQAVRGLLQEHGIGCEFRDERFAGAPLSCRFTGRLRPDQEQAAAAVMGEDMGVLCAATAFGKTVVAAAVIARRAVNTLILVHRTDLLRQWRERLTAFLEIDDGAIGIRGDGKDDLRGMIDVAMLQSLGRREAIDPAVGQYGHVIVDECHHVSAASFEEVLRAARARYVLGLTATPIRRDGRQPVIFLQCGPIRHRARKSSEAPADCEVIPRVWEGRGPLSPDTGIQDVFRLLAHDRGRSAAIAVAVERAYTAGRKILVLTERCDHLEALAEELRARVTPLFVLQGRMSRKARVATRAALKALPADAARVVLATGRLVGEGFDHPPLDTLVLAMPVSWRGTLQQYAGRLHRAHPAKTRVEILDFVDTGHPALGHMWAKRRQGYRAMGYRLREPSVDADYDPEG